In Nicotiana tabacum cultivar K326 chromosome 2, ASM71507v2, whole genome shotgun sequence, the following proteins share a genomic window:
- the LOC142167903 gene encoding zinc finger BED domain-containing protein DAYSLEEPER-like: MKLVEFYLAQIYGEEAPLNKIQEVRNHCFDLFQEYQSRALTSHESSQASNEVVGIVDGKRLSSFDQFVVSSRANVDTRSELDVYLEESLLPRTPSFDSLSWWKTNGLKFPTLQKMARDLLAIPVSIVASESAFSTSGRLISPHRSRLHPTTLEALILTSSVDKVSCPTLLEEEEELDSTGLTS; the protein is encoded by the exons ATGAAGTTAGTGGAATTCTATCTTGCACAAATTTATGGTGAAGAAGCTCCtttgaataaaattcaagaagtTCGAAACCATTGTTTTGATCTCTTTCAAGAGTATCAGAGTAGAGCACTTACTTCACATGAGTCATCTCAAGCATCTAATGAAGTTGTTGGTATTGTTGATGGTAAGCGGCTCTCTAGTTTTGATCAATTTGTCGTATCGAGTAGGGCGAATGTGGACACAAGATCGGAATTGGATGTGTATTTAGAAGAAAGTTTGTTACCTCGTACACCATCATTTGACAGTTTAAGTTGGTGGAAGACAAACGGATTAAAATTTCCTACTTTGCAAAAGATGGCCCGTGACCTCTTAGCTATTCCTGTCTCTATTGTCGCTTCAGAATCAGCATTTAGCACTAGTGGGAGGTTGATTAGTCCGCATCGTAGTAGACTTCATCCTACTACTTTGGAGGCTTTGAT TTTGACTTCAAGTGTCGACAAAGTTTCGTGTCCAACTTTacttgaagaagaggaagaactaGATTCAACTGGGCTTACTA GCTAG